The genomic window CCACCATCTGCTGGACGATGGCGATCTTTCGCTCCAGCTCAGCCTTTCGCGGCCCGGTGGCTTGATGAAGCTGATCCCGAAGCGATTTGAGAATAAGGCCGCCATGCTCGGACAGCAGATCGATGGTGTTGGTGGTTAGTAACTGGTTGTAGCCGAGGGCAGTTGAAATGGCGCGCCCGCCTGGCTTTTCGAGACCCGCCTGCACGTCGTATTTCCCGTTGCCACCGGCTTCGAAGCTGTAGACACGCGCTGCCTGATCTTTGGTTAGCCCGAAGCTCGAGGCAATCCTCGCGTAGGTACGTTTGTACTCGATCTCGCTCGCAGGTTTGCGCGGCGTGAATTGAAAGTGCTCCAGCGCGTTCTGCAGGAAGTCCGCAACGACTGGGATCGGCCTGCGCACCGAGGGCGGTGTCGGCGGCGCGGAGGGATCGATGGGCTTCGGCGGGCCACTGTAGACCGGGGGCTGGGTCAGCACATAGTCGTCAAGGGCAATGGTCTCGCCGTTGCGGCGTTTGGCGTTTCTCGCCTTGCGCTTCTCGCTGATGGCGGACCAGTAAGCCCCCGCCTGTTCATCGAACGCCTGACGAATGACGGTATATTCGGCAAGCTTGCGGCGATACTCCGCCATCTGCTGTGGTGTAACGGGAGTGGACGAGGCCACCGCCTTGGGTGCGCTTGCGGCTGTTTGCCCTTGTGCATCGCCAGACATCGCCGCAGCTGCTGCGGCGATGCTGATGCAGACAAGCGATGTCAGCGGGCGGTCTTGCCTCACATGAACACCGCCACATTCTGCCGGGAGACCAGCACGGGCTGTCGTGCGGCATTGAAGACGACGGTGCCTTGACTGGAGTAGCCGTGCAGGACGCTTTCGGCCTGGGTTCTGATCAGCCACCAGCCATTCGTCGTCTCGAGCTTGTCCGTCAAAAGGTCGATAGACCAGGTCATGGTGCTGATCGGGCCGAAGTCTTTGAACAGCAACAACGCTGCCGGCGGTGGCGCGTCGGTCAAAGCAACGAGTGCCGCGGTGGAATTTGGTTCCGCATCATCCTGATGGCGCATCCACAGGGCGATCGTGGGATCGTCCGCACCGCTGAACGGAAAACTTCCGGCGGCCAGCCGGCCATCGAAATGCTGCGCGAAATTAAGTCCTGGAAGCTTGCGAAAGAAGTTCGGGCAAGCGTCCGGATCAGGCACGTCTGGCGCTGCGAGCTTGCCATACTCAACCGCGGACTGCCGCTCTGCACCAAAGCAGAAGGTTGCACGGGTGGCGAGACCGGCATCCCCCATCAGCTCCGCGCCAACGAAGGTCGTTGATTTTCCTTTGCGAAGAATCGCCGGCCGGATGGTCAGGCTGCCGGTTGCGGGCCCCACGAAGGAAAACTGTGCAGAACGCAGTGGTGGCAGGTCGCCGAACTGGCGCGATACGCTCTCCAGGCAAAATGCAGCCGCGAGACCACCATAGATCGTCCGGCCCTGTAGCCAGTCGTCTGTTGCTGTGACCGTGCAGATGTCGCCATTCGTCGCGATGCTTCCCATCAATGTCGTAAAATCAATCATCTAGTGTCCCGATTCCGAAGTTCGCATTGTTCCAGCTGCACCTTCGTTTGCGAACTTCGGAATCGAAGGACACTAGTAAACCTATGATTCTAGTGTGGCTTTGGTTCAGAAGTCCGCATTCCAGACTCGCCGCACAAATGATGCGGACTTCTGAACCGCCACGCTAGTCCCACTCACGCGAGAAAAATCGCGAATATAGCGGCGTGGAATCACAATGTCCGATCATAGCAGACATGAAGTCGCCGACTCGTCTGCTGCATGCCATCGTGCACATCGCCGCGCTTCACGTGGTTCCCCACTCGAATCGGTCAGGAAGGCTGACGGAGTTATCAACAGACGTTTGGAGTCTGCGCAGAGTTCTTGCTCGCACCTTGGAGGAGAATCAATTCAGATGTGTCGTTCGCGCGAATGCGAATGAAGGCGCGTGGCAAGGGCGTTGATTATGAATCAGTTCGTGTCGCCGAAAGGCATTGATCAGAGTAAGCTGTCCAAGCTTTTTGATGATGTTCCGAAGCCGGATCGGGCTGAATGGGCCAAGGCACTCGCGGCAATGAAGCCTTGGATGACTCCGGAAAAATTCGCCGAGACCGAGAAGATTCACTGGCGCATGTTTGAGCGTGCAAACCGCTGGTTCGAGCCGAGCACGAAGACTGAGCCCAAAAAAGGCGAGTGAAGTCAGCAAAGACAGCGGCTACACGCCGCTGTTGGTGGATGCCGTGATCGGTAGTTCGCTCTTCTTGCTAGGATCCGGCGTCTCATCCTTCCAGCGGACCGAGCCCAATGGACGCTCGAGCATGCGGCGCACGCGGATCGGTTCCGGCCCCAAGTGAAATGCGATGGCCTTGAGATGCAGTTCGCGCTCAGACCGCGTCGAGCGGTTGCGCTGGCGCAAATAGTCCAGCCACGTTGGGCAGTGATAGCGTTCCGTCCATAGCTCAGGGTCGGCCAGATCACGGGAGATCGACCAGTCGTAGGCTCCGTTGCGCTGCCGTGTCGACTGCACCCTTTGCATCAGGTCGTAGAATTCCCGAGCTTGATCCTGATTCACCCGATATTCCACCTCGATGACAATCGGGCCGCTGCGTGGCGTGATGGAGAGGTTGACCTCTGGTTCCGCCAGCGCGTCGGTTGCGTCGTGGTCAGATCCTTCGACGGCCGGCATGCGTAACCAGATCACGAGCAACGGGGACAGGAACATCGTCGCTCCAGCGATCATCAGCGCCTTATCGACTCCGACTTCGTTCGCGACGTGGCCCCACAACCAGCTTCCGATGGCAACTCCGCCAGCAATCGCGGCCTGATAGGCGGCCAGCGCCCGGCCAGCGACCCATCGCGGCGTCGATAGCTGCACGCCGATGTTGAAGAGCGTTACCGAAACCATCCAGGAAGCTCCGGCGACGACGAGCGCCGCGCCGGTCAATACCGAATGGTGGCTCAGCGCGAGCACGCCAATCGCAATGCCCATTGTCAGGGCACACAGGCGGACTGCGCGTTCACTGCTGAGATATCTGCGGACGCTCGATATGTTCAGGGCACCCAGCACGCCGCCCATGCCGAAACAGCCAAGCATCAGTCCGTACGTCTGCGCATCGCCCTTGAGAATGTCACGGGCGACGAGGGGCAGAAGTGCCAGCACCGAGCCGCCGGCGATGCCGGTGACAAGCGTCCGGTAAAGCACAATCCGGATTGGCGGTGAGTGAACGATATAGCGTACCCCGGACACGACGGCCCGGCGCAGTCGCTCCGGTGGGAGCCGCGAGGGTTCCAGCGTTCGGCGCCACAGGTAAAGCACCGTGAGCAGCGGAATATAGAGCAACACGTTGGCCACAAAGGCCGCGACCGCGCCCGCCGCCGCGACGATCAGGCCACCCAGAGCCGGACCGAAACTACGGGCGATGTTGTAGCTGATGCCGTTCAGCGCGACTGCCGAGGGCAGGGTGTCCGGCGGAACCTGTTCGCTGACCGATGCTTGCCAGGCCGGACCGAACAGAGCCATGCCACTGCCGATCATGAAACAGAACATCAGCAGGCTGTTGGGGGTAATCGCGCCGATATGTGCCAGCACGGACAGTGCGATTGCCCCGGTCAGGCCAATCGACAGCGCCACGAGACCGACGACGCGTCGGTCGTACATGTCTGCCATGGCGCCGGCCGCCAGCGACAGCAGCATGATCGGCAGCATCAACGCGGTTTGCACCAGGGCAACCATGTCGGCGGACGACGTCATCTGGGTCATCGCCCAAGCCGCGCCGACGCCATTGATCATCAACCCAAGGTTGGACAGCAGACTTGCCAGCCATATCCGCCGGAAGACCGCGTGCCGCAGCGGCGCTGCAATGCCATCGGCTGTGCGGAATGAACGTTTGACAGGTTTGTCGGTCGTCGAGCTCACGACGGAGGCCCTTAAATCGTTTCAGGTGGAAACGGGATGGAAGGTGGGGCGAAAAGAAGATTTTACATCAATATTCGTTTGAAAAGTGTTCAGTCTACCAGCGCCAGTGCCCGTCGTCTGACCAGCGGGAGCGGTACCCGACAAAGCGCATCCAGACCGTAACAATCTGGTCGAACCCGGTTGCGTAGTTGCACGCCTTGTCACGCGTCCATTTTGGATCCGCCCTGATGTCGCGCATCGTCTTCTCGTTGGCGAACCACAAGAGCTGGAGGGGCTTTGAAGGATCGCTGATCTCTCCGCGGTTCGCGATCAGTTCGCGATCCAGTTTGTTGAAAATCACACAAGGTGTACTGGCGTAGGTCCGCCGCTGTTCGTCGGCCACGACCCGTGCGTTATCTGGCGGCTGTTCGATGGTGTACAATAGGAGAATTGCTGAGACCGCGATCAGGACGGCGCAGATAATGAAGAGCCGATCCCAGTTCGGCCGTCTCGCTTTCTGTGTCCGGATCGCGGGCGACATGGTTTCGACAATAACACGTCTGGAAATTTTCCCGGCAAGTGCGCTTTCAGAGGGCATCTATGTTGCCACAGCGGGCGGCGACGTTTGTTCGCCCACCACCCGCTTGGCCACCTAGTGTCCCGGTTCTAACGTTCGTATCGCCTTGCAGCACTTTCGTTTGCGAACGTTAGAACCAAAAGGGACACTAGCAACTTGATGAAACTAGTGCGCTTTTGGATTTGACGTTCGTAATGAGGATGCGCCGCAATGCTGATACGAACGTCAAATCCAGCGCACTAGACTACTGAGGCGTGATCTTCGCAAACTGCGCGACCTTGCCCCACTTTTCCATCTCGGCAACGACGAAGGCCTGCATTTCCTCCGGTGTACCGCCGATCGGCTCGCCGCCGAGCTTGCGGATGCGCTCAATGCCGTCGGGAGACTTGATGTATTTGATCGCACTGGCATTCAACTGCATCACGATGTTTTTGGATACCTTGGCCGGCGCGGCAATCGTGAACCAGGCTGCGGCGTCGTATCCGGCGACGCCGGACTCGGCGATGGTCGGAATGTTCGGCAGCAGCGGCCACCGCGTGGCGGTGCTCACCGCGAGCGGGCGGACGTTGCCGTTCTCTGCAAACGGAAGCACAGCCGGCAGGTTGTCGATCATGACATGCACGCGGCCTGCGACCAGATCGGTCAGCGCCGGGGCGCTTCCCTTGTAGGGAACATGGACGATGTCGACGCCGGTCATCGACTTGAAGAGCTCTGTTGCGAGATGCGCAGTGCTGCCGAGTCCCGGCGTGCCGTATAGCAATTGGCCAGGCTTTGCTTTCGCCAGCGCAATGAATTCGGCAACCGTTTTGGCCGGCACATCCGGGCTGACCGACATCAGGTTCGGCACACGCGCGATGATGGTGACCGGCTGGATATCCTTGAGCTGGTCATACGGCATGTTCTTCTGAACATACTTGTTGATTGAATGGGTGCCGGGCGTGCCGACCAGGAAGGTGTGTCCGTCCGGATCCGCCTTCGCGACGAAGTCCGCCGCGATATTGCCGCCGGCGCCGGGCTTGTTCTCGACGATGAACTGCTGACCGTATTCTTCCGAGAGCTTCTGCGCGACAAGGCGCCCGAGGATGTCGGTGGTCCCGCCCGCTGCAAACGGAACGACGAACTTCACGGGGCGTGATGGCCAGGTATCTGCTTTCGCACCGCGCATCAAAAATGGCGTCGCGCCGATGGCGGCTGCACCGCCGATGAGAACGGAGCGCCGTGTGGGTCGGGAAGAGGTCTTGATGCGCATTGTCGTCAAATCCTTTGATAAAGTTCGCTTAGGAAAGTGCTCGCCGTCTTGAACGCAACGTGTCGCCCCCGACGGTTGGGGCGACACGCCATACTGGTGTCTGATCAATGACCCATGCGGGCTGATGCCGGATGTCCTGGCACCTTGAATCGCTTACCGGTATCGGTGACCTTGGTGCCGTTCACCTTCAGAATCGAGAAATCACTGTCGAGATAATTGCCGACCAACAGGTATTTCCCGTCGGGCGTGAACATCAACGCTTCCGGCAAGCCGCCGACTTCGATGTCCTGGGTCTTGGTGACTTTGTTGCCATCGATCTTCAGGATCGAGACGCTGCCGTTCTTTTTGTGGAAGAACAGGTTCTTCATGTTGGAGCCACGAAGAATGGCGGCTGCGGCAAGATTGCCTTTCGGGCTGACGGCAATACCTTCCGGTCCGTCACCCACCACAACGCGATCGATGAAGCGGGGCGGATTGAGAGTGAGATCGGCCACGCTGACGGTGTCGACGCTGCCATCGGACGATCCCGCGTTGCCGTTATCCGCGGTGAGCGCAAGCTTGCCATTTGGCGTTACGACCACGTTGTAAGGCCAGAGCCCGGCCATCAGGTCGACCTTATTGTAGGTCACCTTGTCGCCGGCAATATCGAGGACTGACAGCTTGTGCGTCGTGAACTTGGTGGCGAGCGCGCGCTTGCCATCTGGAGTGAAGACCACTTGCGAGACGCTGTCGCCCATCGGCACCGTGTCGGTGACCTTCACATCAGTGCCGTTTACCGAGAGCACCGTAATGGAGTTGTCGCCACGGTTGGCAACCAGCGCCATCTTGCCGTTGGGGCTGAAGCTCAGGCCTGAAGGCTGCTTGCCGGCGGTTACGGTGCCGGCGAGCTTCGGCGGATTGGCCTTCATGTCGATGACATAGACCTTGTTATCAAGTGTCTGCTTCAGTGCGTCGCCGTCCTTGGTGACGTCGACCGAGTCCGCGACCAGCGCCACCGATCCTGTGGGATCGATATCGACGTTAACAGGGGGGCCGACCACAGAGTTCTTGAGCGGAAGTGTCGCGACGATCTTCGGGCTTTCCGGATTGGCAAGATCGACGATCAGCACCGAATCCTTGCCCGCAGGAGACAGCACCACTTTCCCGTCGCCATCCCACATGACTTTTTCGTCGTTGCCAACAATCATGAAGGGCGCAGCGCTTGCGGTGTGGAGCGCGGAGGCGCCAAGCAAAAGCGCGGCTCCGATGGATAGGGACGTAACGCGGTTAACAGACTTGAACATGATGAACATAGCCTCCCGGGTATTACCGGCTTGTGCCGGATTCATATTTGGCCGGGAGCGTATTCGGTAAGTTGCGATCAGGCCAGAGCACAGCAGCCAAGGGCGCGGCAATTTCGCCTAAAAAAACGCGCTGGACGACGTGCTCCGGCTCTGGATAATCGCATTGCAGCAATATGAGCGCGCCTTCGAACAAAGCCTTATACCAATGTCTAAGGCTCGGGTGTTTCGCGGGCTCTGAGGGGAGTGATTGGCCGCGCAGGCTGATCAACTGAAATGAGTCATCGCGCGGAGTCGACGCTTTGGGCTGTGGCCGTCCTCTCAGGCACGCTTTTGTTCGCGCCATGGGGGTACGCCCAGCAAGCCGTGGACGCCTCTTCCGCCGTGGGTGTCGAGAAGGCTGTTGGCACGACTGGAGACAATCAGTCCAAGCCGGACAGTGCGCCAGCGGTCGCCCCCATGGACAACGCCACGATCGCGGCGGAGCACGTCGTCGCGCTCATAGCACGTGCGCGCGGCAACCACGCCAAGGGCGATTTCGACAGGGCGCGGGAGGACAGCAGCGAAGCAATCCGCCTCGACCCACAGAATGCCGAGGCTTTTGAAGTTCGCGGTGACGCCTGGGTCGGCGCCAAGCGCTATGAAAGTGCCATCGACGACTACGATGCCGCGATCCGGTTGAAACCTGATGTTGCGCGCTTGTTCGCGCGCCGCGCAGTCGCGTTCGGATTAATGCGGCAATTTCGCCTTGCTGTGCGCGACTACACGGAAGCCGTGCGTCTTGAACACTCCACAGTGATGCTGACGGACCGCGCCGGCGCTTACAAGAAAGTCCGTCGCTACGATCTTGCGATTGACGATCAAAGCGAAGCGATCAGGCTCGATCCAAATTCTGCAGAGTTGTACGACAATCGTGGCCAGACCTACGCACACAATAACGCTTATGATCGTGCAATTGCGGATTACAACGAAGCTATTCGTTTGAAGCCGGCCGCGAGCTTCTATCTGAATCGAGGCATCTCTTATCAGCTCAAGGGCGATCTTGACCTTGCGATCGCCGATTACGACAAGGCGATCGCGCTCGATGACAAGCTGGCGTTGGCCCACAACAATCGCGGCGTCGCGCTGCACGAAAAAGGGGACCGTCGCCGTGCGCTATCGGATTTCACAGCAGCCATCCGTCTTGACCCCAACCTGGAAGTCGCCGCTGCGCATCGCAAGGCACTGGCACTCGAAATTGAGCGTATTGGTGCGCAAATGCCGTTGAAGCAGCCGGCAAAGACAGCTTGCGCGGCCGGCGCGAAGAACTGCGCGAAATAGCTTTGGCAATGGAACGCTGAGGCTGGATCTGCACGACGAATTATCGTCATCCGCACACTTGTTTCGGTGAGCTCGGTCTTTTAGCCTGTCAAAAAATGGTGCGCATGGGCTGGAGCTAGTGGAGTGGATTTGACATTCGCTGCCCATCCCGCTGCGAGTTCGTTAAGCGAATGTCAAATCCAAAACTCCACTAGAAACTTATACTTTGCTAGTGGTCCTTTGATTCTAACATTCGCAGGAGGTGCCTGCCGAAACTGGATGCGAATGTTAGAATCGGACCACTAGTCGACCCGCAGCACCAGAATGATTCGGGAGATCGCTTGATGAATGCCATATCCGACAGTCGTTATGCCGAAGTCCATGCACGCGCAATGCGCGATCCGGAAGGCTTCTGGGGCGAGGCGGCGCGCGACATCGACTGGATCGAATTTCCCAAAACCATTTTCGATCCGAAGCAAGGGGTTTATGGCCGCTGGTTCGCCGACGGCATTTTGAACACCTGCTATAACGCGCTCGATCGTCATGTTGAAGGCGGCCGCGCCGATCAGCTTGCGTTGATCCATCATTCGCCGCTGGCGAACAAGGTCACGGCGTTTACCTACAAAGACATGCTGAAGGAAGTGCAGACGCTGGCGGCGGTACTCACCGACTTCGGCGTCGGCAAGGGCGATCGCGTCATCATCTATATGCCGATGGTGCCGGAAGCAGTGATGGCCATGTTGGCCTGTGCTCGTATCGGCGCCATTCATTCGGTGGTGTTCGGTGGCTTTGCCGCGAAAGAACTGGCCGCACGCATCGACGATGCCGCGCCGAGGCTTATCCTGTCGGCAAGCTGCGGTCTCGAGCCCGGTCGTACTGTCAAATACAAGCCGCTGCTCGATGAAGCGCTTGGCCTTGCGAAGGCTAAGCCTGAAGCCTGCATTATTCTTCAGCGCCCGCAGGAGCGCTGCGAACTGACGGCCGGGCGTGATCACGATTGGGCAGAGCTGCGCAAGACGGCACTTGATGCAGGTAAGGAAGCTGCTTGCGTCCCGGTACGGGCGACCGATGCGCTCTACATTCTCTACACGTCAGGAACGACCGGCGTGCCAAAGGGCGTCGTGCGCGACAACGGCGGCCACGCGGTTGCGCTGAAATGGTCGATGTTCAATCTCTACGGCGTCAAGCCGGGTGAAGTGTGGTGGTGTGGCTCGGATATCGGCTGGGTGGTCGGCCACAGTTACATTGTCTATGCGCCGCTGTTCCATGGCGCGACATCTATCATGTATGAGGGCAAACCGGTCGGCACACCGGATGCTGGTGCGTTCTGGGATGTAATCTCTCAACACAAGGCTGTGGCCTTCTTCACCGCGCCAACCGCGTTCCGGGCGATCAAGAAGGAAGATCCGAACGGTGAATTTATCCGCAAATACGATCTTTCCCAATTCCGTACGCTGTTCCTCGCGGGTGAACGCGCCGATCCGCCGACAGTGGAGTGGGCAGAGAAGCAGTTAAAGGTCCCCGTCATCGATCACTGGTGGCAAACAGAGACAGGCTGGTGCATTGCCGGCAATCCGGTCGGCCTTGGGATGCTGCCGGTGAAACATGGATCGCCCACAGTGCCGATGCCGGGTTATCAGGTCGATGTGGTTGATGAAGCGGCGCGTCCTGTGGCGCCGAACACCATGGGCTCCATTGTCATCAAGCTGCCGATGCCGCCCGCCTGTCTGCCAACGCTGTGGCAGCAGGATGAGCGCTTTCGTGAAGCCTACCTCTCGGAGTTTCCCGGCTACTACAAAACCTCCGATGCCGGATACAAGGACGATGATGGCTATATTTTTGTGATGGGCCGCACTGATGACATCATCAATGTCGCGGGCCATCGTCTCTCCACCGGCGGCATGGAGGAAGTCCTCGCTTCGCATGCGGATGTCGCCGAATGCGCGGTGCTAGGCATCAAGGATGCGGTCAAGGGCGAGGTGCCGTGTGGCTTCCTGGTTTTGAAAGCGGGCGTGACACGGCCAGTCGCGGATGTTGAGAAGGAAATCGTCGCGCTGGTGCGCGAGCGGATCGGTCCCGTGGCCGCGTTCAAGCTTGCAATCACCGTAACGCGTTTGCCGAAAACGCGGTCGGGCAAAATCCTGCGCGGTACCATCAAGAAGATCGCTGACGGCGATCCATGGACCATGCCCGCTACCATTGAGGACCCGATGGTGTTGGAGGAAATCAAGACCGCGTTGCGGGGGCGCGTCTAGTGCCCGGAATCCAAAGTTCGCCTCGTCGTGTAGCGCGCTCCGCAGCGAACTTTTGGATTTGAGAGGACCCTGGTGTCGCATGCGTTTATGCAACATGGGTCAACTGGAGGAGGATGCGATGAATGAAGACGTGTTCAACACCAGTCTGCGAAAATTTCTCAAGACTGTGGGCGTGACCAGCCAACGCGAAATCGAGAAAGCAGTGCGAGAGGCACTGGCCAGTGGACTCCTGAAAGGCAACGAAACGCTGCCTGCCAAGATGGTGCTCACGGTTGGAGAAGTTTCGTTGTCGTTCACCGTCAATGGCGATATTGCACTCGAATAGGGCTCAGTTCGAGATCCGCCGTGACATTGCCGTGATGGTCCGATAAATCGCTCGCGGATCCACGCCGACTATGGTTTCAGCGACAGGACTGCTTATGCGTAAAGAAAAGCCGCGATTTGCCTTTGTGCTTGCCACCACCGGGTTGTTGTTAGCGGGGTGCGCACAATTCGAGCGGCAGGCCGCGCCAGTCGCCACGGTGGATGACGACGCATATTGCCGCGCCAATGGCGGTGAGCCGGGCTCGTCAGCTTACGTCTCCTGTCGCAAGGACCGGGATGTTGCGGCCAGCCGTGCCGCATCCGGCGGATCGGGCATCGAGCGCGCGCATCGCAATCTCGCCGAGGATATGCTGAACAACAGGCGGTGAGCGCTCCCTCGCCAACGAAGCTGACTATGGTTTCGGATCAGCATTGCAGCACTGCCATCGCGTGACATTAGACGCGCATTCCGCTCAGAACCTGCTATAGGTCCCCGCAAATCGAACTTGGCCGGGGGAACCCCAGATCATGAACTTCAAGGCCGCTGCCCGCATCGGCGCCGTTATCGCTTTGTCACTCTGGGCCGCCGCCGTTACGGGGGCCCCGGCGCCAACACCAGCATCTGACACGCAGGACAATGTGCTCTCTAAAGACAGCGTGTTGCGTGACGCTGATATTCCGTCGCTGGGCAACCCGCAGGGTGATATCACGATCGTCGAATACTTCGATTATCAGTGCCCCTACTGCAAAAAGATTGCGCCGGTACTCGATCAAGTGCTGCGCGAGGACAAGCAAGTACGGCTCGTGCTGAAGGACTGGCCGATCCTCGGCGATCCGTCCGGCTACGCTGCTCGTCTGGTGCATGCGGCGAAATATCAGGACAAATATGAGGCCGCGCACCGTGCGCTGATCAGTCATACAGGCAAGCTCACGGAATCCATTGTCGATGAGACGCTCGCCCAGGCAGGAATAGACGTCGCCAAAGCGAAAGCCGATCTGGCAAGCAACAAGGCTGCGATCGATGCGCTGATGAAGCGTAATACGGAGCAAGCTCAGGCATTCGGTTTCCTCGGTACGCCCGGCTTCGTGGTCGGCACGTTCCGCGTGCCGGGAGGTTTGACAGTAGAGCAGTTCAAGATGGCGATTGCCGACGCGCGCGCCGCTGCAAAGAAGGGAAAAACCAAGGCGAAGTAGCGAGCACAAACAAAAACGCGGCGGAATATCCGCCGCGTTCGAAGCATCGCTAAGATTGCTGCTTGTTCAAGCAGGCTAAGCTTATTCGTTCTCGTCCTCGTCGTGCTTCTTGCCGCCGAGCGTTTTCAGCTTGGCGAACACAGCATCGACTTCGGCATCATCGCGCCGCTTGTCGGACGCTGCGGTGCTTTCAAGTTCGTCCTTGCGCGTGGTCTCGGAAGCCGGCAGCAGCGTCGCTCCGCCGTATTCCTGATTGACCGGCTTTTCCTTCGCGGCGCGCTGCACCTCGAAATCGAGTTCGATCTGCGAGCACAGGCCAAGCGTCACCGGATCCATCGGCGTCAGCGTCGAGGCATTCCAGTGGGTGCGGTCGCGGATGCTGGCGATCGTCGTCTTGGTGGTGCCGACGAGGCGCATGATCTGCGCGTCCTTGAGTTCCGGATGGCTACGGAGCAGCCACAGGATGGCGCTGGGACGCTCGTGACGGCGCGACACCGGCGTGTAGCGGGGCCCCTTCTTTTTGCCGACGGGAGGGAGCACGACCTTGGATTCGCCGAGTTTCAGGCGATAGTCCGGGTTGGCCTCGCCGCGCTCGATTTCCTCGCGGGTGAGCTGTCCGGTCGAGATCGGGTCCATGCCCTTGATGCCCTGCGCGGCGTC from Nitrobacteraceae bacterium AZCC 1564 includes these protein-coding regions:
- a CDS encoding hypothetical protein (product_source=COG3820; cog=COG3820; ko=KO:K09987; pfam=PF06242) → MSNAPLMPKATAVWLVDNTALTFDQVAEFTKMHPLEIRAIADGDAAQGIKGMDPISTGQLTREEIERGEANPDYRLKLGESKVVLPPVGKKKGPRYTPVSRRHERPSAILWLLRSHPELKDAQIMRLVGTTKTTIASIRDRTHWNASTLTPMDPVTLGLCSQIELDFEVQRAAKEKPVNQEYGGATLLPASETTRKDELESTAASDKRRDDAEVDAVFAKLKTLGGKKHDEDENE
- a CDS encoding hypothetical protein (product_source=Hypo-rule applied; cath_funfam=3.30.230.10; pfam=PF20104; superfamily=54211), whose product is MNEDVFNTSLRKFLKTVGVTSQREIEKAVREALASGLLKGNETLPAKMVLTVGEVSLSFTVNGDIALE
- a CDS encoding tetratricopeptide (TPR) repeat protein (product_source=COG0457; cath_funfam=1.25.40.10; cog=COG0457; pfam=PF07719,PF13414,PF13432; smart=SM00028; superfamily=48452; transmembrane_helix_parts=Inside_1_6,TMhelix_7_26,Outside_27_347), translating into MSHRAESTLWAVAVLSGTLLFAPWGYAQQAVDASSAVGVEKAVGTTGDNQSKPDSAPAVAPMDNATIAAEHVVALIARARGNHAKGDFDRAREDSSEAIRLDPQNAEAFEVRGDAWVGAKRYESAIDDYDAAIRLKPDVARLFARRAVAFGLMRQFRLAVRDYTEAVRLEHSTVMLTDRAGAYKKVRRYDLAIDDQSEAIRLDPNSAELYDNRGQTYAHNNAYDRAIADYNEAIRLKPAASFYLNRGISYQLKGDLDLAIADYDKAIALDDKLALAHNNRGVALHEKGDRRRALSDFTAAIRLDPNLEVAAAHRKALALEIERIGAQMPLKQPAKTACAAGAKNCAK
- a CDS encoding propionyl-CoA synthetase (product_source=KO:K01908; cath_funfam=2.30.38.10,3.30.300.30,3.40.50.980; cog=COG0365; ko=KO:K01908; pfam=PF00501,PF13193,PF16177; superfamily=56801); its protein translation is MNAISDSRYAEVHARAMRDPEGFWGEAARDIDWIEFPKTIFDPKQGVYGRWFADGILNTCYNALDRHVEGGRADQLALIHHSPLANKVTAFTYKDMLKEVQTLAAVLTDFGVGKGDRVIIYMPMVPEAVMAMLACARIGAIHSVVFGGFAAKELAARIDDAAPRLILSASCGLEPGRTVKYKPLLDEALGLAKAKPEACIILQRPQERCELTAGRDHDWAELRKTALDAGKEAACVPVRATDALYILYTSGTTGVPKGVVRDNGGHAVALKWSMFNLYGVKPGEVWWCGSDIGWVVGHSYIVYAPLFHGATSIMYEGKPVGTPDAGAFWDVISQHKAVAFFTAPTAFRAIKKEDPNGEFIRKYDLSQFRTLFLAGERADPPTVEWAEKQLKVPVIDHWWQTETGWCIAGNPVGLGMLPVKHGSPTVPMPGYQVDVVDEAARPVAPNTMGSIVIKLPMPPACLPTLWQQDERFREAYLSEFPGYYKTSDAGYKDDDGYIFVMGRTDDIINVAGHRLSTGGMEEVLASHADVAECAVLGIKDAVKGEVPCGFLVLKAGVTRPVADVEKEIVALVRERIGPVAAFKLAITVTRLPKTRSGKILRGTIKKIADGDPWTMPATIEDPMVLEEIKTALRGRV
- a CDS encoding hypothetical protein (product_source=Hypo-rule applied), with product MRKEKPRFAFVLATTGLLLAGCAQFERQAAPVATVDDDAYCRANGGEPGSSAYVSCRKDRDVAASRAASGGSGIERAHRNLAEDMLNNRR
- a CDS encoding DNA-binding beta-propeller fold protein YncE (product_source=COG3391; cath_funfam=2.130.10.10; cleavage_site_network=SignalP-noTM; cog=COG3391; pfam=PF10282; superfamily=50969; transmembrane_helix_parts=Inside_1_12,TMhelix_13_35,Outside_36_392) is translated as MFKSVNRVTSLSIGAALLLGASALHTASAAPFMIVGNDEKVMWDGDGKVVLSPAGKDSVLIVDLANPESPKIVATLPLKNSVVGPPVNVDIDPTGSVALVADSVDVTKDGDALKQTLDNKVYVIDMKANPPKLAGTVTAGKQPSGLSFSPNGKMALVANRGDNSITVLSVNGTDVKVTDTVPMGDSVSQVVFTPDGKRALATKFTTHKLSVLDIAGDKVTYNKVDLMAGLWPYNVVVTPNGKLALTADNGNAGSSDGSVDTVSVADLTLNPPRFIDRVVVGDGPEGIAVSPKGNLAAAAILRGSNMKNLFFHKKNGSVSILKIDGNKVTKTQDIEVGGLPEALMFTPDGKYLLVGNYLDSDFSILKVNGTKVTDTGKRFKVPGHPASARMGH
- a CDS encoding protein-disulfide isomerase (product_source=COG1651; cath_funfam=3.40.30.10; cleavage_site_network=SignalP-noTM; cog=COG1651; pfam=PF01323; superfamily=52833): MNFKAAARIGAVIALSLWAAAVTGAPAPTPASDTQDNVLSKDSVLRDADIPSLGNPQGDITIVEYFDYQCPYCKKIAPVLDQVLREDKQVRLVLKDWPILGDPSGYAARLVHAAKYQDKYEAAHRALISHTGKLTESIVDETLAQAGIDVAKAKADLASNKAAIDALMKRNTEQAQAFGFLGTPGFVVGTFRVPGGLTVEQFKMAIADARAAAKKGKTKAK